Part of the Aquicella lusitana genome is shown below.
TTGAAATGAGGTTAAGCAAGGCTGGATTCTTTGTGTTTTGTTTTGCGTATTCTAAAGTTGTCCTACAAATTTCGTAGCGCTTTTCAAGTAAAAAAATCTCACTATACTTGACCGCCATGCAAATTCGTTTTATCTCGTCTTGTTCCTTGCTCATTTGATGATCGTATAGGCAGCTTAGCAATTTTTCTTTGAAGTCAAGCAGGAAATGAGCAAGCGCAGCATCTTTTGTCTGAACGCCAACTTGTTTGTAGAGTTGAAGATAACACTGGACATAATAATCGCAGGCCTTGTCATGATCCGCTGCTACACCTTTGCCCTGGAGATAACACTGTGCCAGCGCAAAGCTAATTTCCGGGTACACATCAGCGTATTTGCTAAGGTTTATCAGTGCGCCAAATCCTTTGGCGACATCCCGACTTGAGCTGTATAGATCGAGCAGCGCTTTGGCAATTTGCGCGCGTTTAAGTGGATTGTTAATGGTATTTTTTAATTTCGAAACAAGCATGAGTGCATCTTCGTTATCTTTTCGCAGTGTTGACGCATCAGATTCAATTTCAAATAATGCATGGGTGATGACATTGCGATGGCACCATGTTTTATCATTTTTATATTTGCCAGAGAGATTAAGCGCTAGAATGGTTGAAATGAGCGGGCCATTCATGGGCAGGGCGCGTATGCATTTCATTCCCATGTCATGATCAATGAATGATTTAAAAGGTTCAGGATTTTTTTGAATGGCTTTATTCAGAGCCGGCGCAAGGTCATGCAGCTTCTGATAACGACCGGGATTTGCAGCAATATCATCCCGAAGTTTTGAAACAAACAGGATGAGGTGTGATTCCTCTATGCTTACAAAACTGACTTGATTAAGGAGCAGTGAGCAAATTGCATCGTTATTATTTTTGACAGCGATCTGATAAGGTGAAAAACCCATATTATCTAAGTGAAAGAAAAAGGCTTGACGTAACCACGCCGGTAATATATTCGCTTCTTTGAGTTTATCCAGAAGAAGTCTAACGAGAGGTAAGTCACCAATTTCTACGGCTTGATGTAGCGCTGTTTTTTTAGCTTCCTTTGACCACCCAGAAGCTGTGATGACATTCAGTATGACAGTCGCTGCCTGATCTTCCAGTAAATGCAGGACGTTTTCTATTTGCTTTCTTATTTTCTCATCATCTTTTTTCATCTGAAAGAGAAGCAGATTAAATAGCGTCCAGCCGTTTCTGCTTTTACTGGAAAGCAAGTCTTTAGGACGGGTCGTTTGTTCTAGATAAAGTTCCCAATTTCCTTTGTGATAACAGGTTGAATATAAGACTGTCCAACTGTCATTATCCTGCCATTGCAGCATTTCATCCAGGTTTGCATCTGCTAAATGGCTCAGCAAGATACGGGTACAGGCTTGGTTAAAATTGCTGGCAAGAAGATGAAAGACGGTCGGCTCATCAGTGCTTCTTTTTCCTTTTGGTGTGGTTTTAATTTTTTTTGCAAGAAAAGCGATTAAGTCGGCAGTTTGCATCCGAGAAAGAATATATTGAATGATGCTACTTTCTTTACAAGATAAAAGCGCGTATTCAGCGACTGTCAAAGGAGGTGATTCAACGACTGGTCCATATATTGAATCTGACAGCGATAACACGGCTTTACAGGGTTCGTTCAGCAGTGAGGGAGTGTCTTCAACAAGCAACTGAAGCGTCATGAGATCTTTTTGCGCAAGATTATGCAGAAATGAGTCAATGGCATGAATGCGACGGTCTATTGGAGATAGCATCATAAAACTTTCCTCAGCTGTTGAGCGGGAATTTTAATCTGAGCAGCTAGCAGTATTAATTTTTATTATTTATTAAACGGTAGTAATACAGCATCCGCCATTGTATATTAAATGTTAAATTGGCTCAAGGCTGGTTACTGATGAGCGCATTCGTGACCGTTTTATCAAGCAGGTAGATGGGTTTTCGGGGGTGTCGTTTTCGCAGCTGTTCATATTCATCCAGGCTAATGACGACAAAAACACGCTGGTGACTGTGCCATCGTTGCCAGAAAATTTCATCGTTAATCATCCATGCATGTGTATTCTGATGCTGCATGCCATAGCTCAGTTCATTACGCCAATTCAGAATGTTTACGCGTCTTTGGAGGTAAAAAGGCAGGTCCTGATAGTATTGGTTATAAGTGATGACTTCATCCTGCGGTTTTAAAATGGGTATTAAGCGATTTGCCAGTGGTTGTATTGAGCGCGTATCAATGGCAGGCATGCCTGCCATCACCATAAGAAAGAATAGCCAGGTCGTGACAAAGGTAGCGATGATTGCCTTGCGAATGTCGCGGAAAGCATAGAAGCAGCTGAAAAGAGTTCCTGTTACTAATACCGCTGCAGCAGTGCAAAAATAAATGACAGCTTGTGTTGAATCAGGCAAAACAGCCCGTGTAGTGAACAGATAAAACACGCCAGCGATAATAATCGCCAGTACAACCAAACCAAGATAACCGATGCGTATACCTGTTTGATATTTTTGCGCCAAGCCCTGCGCTAAATAGCGCGCGGTCAGTAGCGCAAGCGGCGGCAAGACAGGCAGGATGTAAGGAATCAGTTTGGATTTGGAAAAAGAGAAAAAGGCAAATATCAAAGCAGCCCACAAGAGTAAAAAAAGTTCCGTCTGATGGCTGCGGCGCGTATGCCAGTTGGAAGGAAGGCTTTTAGCAATTGCTTGGGGCAAAAAGACAATCCACGGGAAAAATCCAAGTATCAGGTTGGGAATGAAAAACCAGACCGGCTGGTAGTGCCCGATTTCTTTCATGGTATAGCGCAAGAAATGTTGTTCAATAAAATAGAAATAAAAAAATTCAGGATTGCGCAAACCCACTACCACATGCCATGGTACAGTGATGAGCAGAAAAATTAGTAAGCAGGAAGGTAAATAAAGACGCTTGAGAAGCCGCCATTCACCCATGAGCACGATCCACGCGCCTATGATCATGACGGGAAAGACAATGCCGATTAAGCCTTTTGTGAGCACAGCGAGCGCTGCGGCTGCGGCCGCGCCCCAAAGATAAATGCGGCGTTTTATGCCAGCGGGTTCCTGGACGCCGAGTAAAAATGCATAGAGGGTTGCTGCCAAAAAAACGGTAACCGGTAAATCCAGGCTGACCATGCGGGTCATGACAAAATACAATGCGCTGGTACCCAAAATGAGCGCTGCCAGCAGACCGGTTGTTCTGTCGTAGAGTTTGCGGCCAGTGAAATACGTGAACAGGCAGCCTAACAAGGCTAGCAGGGCATTAATACTGCGCACAGACCAGAGATTAAGGCCGCCGATTTTGATGGCGGCTGCGCCCAGCCAGTAGAAGAGGACGGGTTTTTCAAAATATTTAATACTGTTTAAATAAGGCGTGACATAATCGCCAGACATCGCCATTTCACGGGCAATTTCAGCATAACGGCCTTCATCCGGCACAAAAAGTGGCCGGCTGCCGAGCAGAATGAAAAAAAGGCCGCCCAAGATGACGAGAAGAAAGCAGATATCTAGCCACCAGGAGGCGTACTGGTTAGGCAGCTGGTGTCGCTGCATAATGGTTCCCGACAGGTCATTTTTTAAGAAACGCAGAATTTATCACATCGATGGGAGGAGGACGAGCGTTTTTAAGGTGGAAGGGGGGGGCCAAGTTCGGTTGCTTGCGGCCGAATTTTATAAAAAGCAGTCTGTTCAGAAGACAATTTACGTTATAATACCAAGGGTTTGTTTGCGGACACTGGATTATCATGAAAAAGTCATTATTGGTTTTTATCTTTTTAACTTTTCTTCCGGCTGCATCAGCCTGGGCAGTAAAAGTCGCAAGCCTCTATCAGGCTGAAATACCGGTGGCTTCACAATCCCAGGATGAGCGGGCACAGGCGATGAAGGAAGGGCTCGTTCAAGTCCTGATCAAAGTGAGCGGCAATGCTGATATTGAAAAAAATGCCATCATCAAGTCCAGCCTGCAGAGAGCGGATTACTATGTGCAGGAATATAGTTATGCTTTGCCGTCTTCAACTTCTTCACAGTACCTGTTACAGGTCCACTTCAATACCAAAGACATCAACCAACTGTTAAAGAGAGCAGGTCTTGCCCATTGGAAAGAGAGCAGGCCATTAACATTGGTATGGTTGGCGGTGACGGATCCGCAGCACTCAGCGATGATTATCGATTATGAAACACCCGGCGATGTATTGGAAGACATGAAACAGCAAGGTAAAAAATATGGTCTACCTCTGATTTTTCCGATGATGGACATGTCAGACGTGAACCGGGTGACGCCTGCGGATGTGAGCGCAATGGACGTGTCTACACTTAAAGAAGCGGGTAAACGCTATTCGCCGGATGCATTGCTCATTGGCAATCTCGAACAGTCAGAGACAGGAGCAAAAAGCCAGTGGCAGCTGGTGTTGGGAGAAGATCAGTGGAACTGGACGATTACCGGTAAAACCAGCCATGACATGATTGCCGAGCTGTTTAATCAGATTAGCCAAACCCTTGCCAAACGCTATGTCGTGAAGAGCGCGAATGCGTCACAGCGCTGGGTGAAGCTGGAAATTTCCAACGTGAATCGCCGCAACGATCTTTCACAACTGATGCAATACCTCAAACAGCTAAC
Proteins encoded:
- a CDS encoding ankyrin repeat domain-containing protein produces the protein MMLSPIDRRIHAIDSFLHNLAQKDLMTLQLLVEDTPSLLNEPCKAVLSLSDSIYGPVVESPPLTVAEYALLSCKESSIIQYILSRMQTADLIAFLAKKIKTTPKGKRSTDEPTVFHLLASNFNQACTRILLSHLADANLDEMLQWQDNDSWTVLYSTCYHKGNWELYLEQTTRPKDLLSSKSRNGWTLFNLLLFQMKKDDEKIRKQIENVLHLLEDQAATVILNVITASGWSKEAKKTALHQAVEIGDLPLVRLLLDKLKEANILPAWLRQAFFFHLDNMGFSPYQIAVKNNNDAICSLLLNQVSFVSIEESHLILFVSKLRDDIAANPGRYQKLHDLAPALNKAIQKNPEPFKSFIDHDMGMKCIRALPMNGPLISTILALNLSGKYKNDKTWCHRNVITHALFEIESDASTLRKDNEDALMLVSKLKNTINNPLKRAQIAKALLDLYSSSRDVAKGFGALINLSKYADVYPEISFALAQCYLQGKGVAADHDKACDYYVQCYLQLYKQVGVQTKDAALAHFLLDFKEKLLSCLYDHQMSKEQDEIKRICMAVKYSEIFLLEKRYEICRTTLEYAKQNTKNPALLNLISSRYFQLSKIDTHSAQDLENASLLEFGPALIEKAAQSLNNRHPSDFESAANFYYRALKTTNTPETKKAIDGLIHCLKMSPAASQEAAIEAAFFVSQKENAFYEDFLLFLSKEYDFFFAKKALSGKLPLKESEFIDEVIRLVLRDGSPSLPAQKQMQEQSKKAAEKKLREIAESAKHLSTRAGCWTVLALLSSTPESSREIQHALALDTTKTAIVGILTNIKNAKWPIAQKAASFLNWINHHQPEMAVQKSSLVEPLYPPLEKPESPAQPPQLPYADFLFFPPPSAPPKEEDNSNSVILSPYYPSPEIAPPIQSFSPPDQDWNEQNLLPKASLPYILNELDGQRRKMMELDKRLQETAQVLTQTNELLTQTRETLRQKETENVQLRAELANKTRDNKLLENQIHDLREDLRPVAALRRCHVLFNHLKEPESSPVETADSLTSETRYEFGKQI
- a CDS encoding phospholipid carrier-dependent glycosyltransferase — its product is MQRHQLPNQYASWWLDICFLLVILGGLFFILLGSRPLFVPDEGRYAEIAREMAMSGDYVTPYLNSIKYFEKPVLFYWLGAAAIKIGGLNLWSVRSINALLALLGCLFTYFTGRKLYDRTTGLLAALILGTSALYFVMTRMVSLDLPVTVFLAATLYAFLLGVQEPAGIKRRIYLWGAAAAAALAVLTKGLIGIVFPVMIIGAWIVLMGEWRLLKRLYLPSCLLIFLLITVPWHVVVGLRNPEFFYFYFIEQHFLRYTMKEIGHYQPVWFFIPNLILGFFPWIVFLPQAIAKSLPSNWHTRRSHQTELFLLLWAALIFAFFSFSKSKLIPYILPVLPPLALLTARYLAQGLAQKYQTGIRIGYLGLVVLAIIIAGVFYLFTTRAVLPDSTQAVIYFCTAAAVLVTGTLFSCFYAFRDIRKAIIATFVTTWLFFLMVMAGMPAIDTRSIQPLANRLIPILKPQDEVITYNQYYQDLPFYLQRRVNILNWRNELSYGMQHQNTHAWMINDEIFWQRWHSHQRVFVVISLDEYEQLRKRHPRKPIYLLDKTVTNALISNQP
- a CDS encoding DUF2066 domain-containing protein → MKKSLLVFIFLTFLPAASAWAVKVASLYQAEIPVASQSQDERAQAMKEGLVQVLIKVSGNADIEKNAIIKSSLQRADYYVQEYSYALPSSTSSQYLLQVHFNTKDINQLLKRAGLAHWKESRPLTLVWLAVTDPQHSAMIIDYETPGDVLEDMKQQGKKYGLPLIFPMMDMSDVNRVTPADVSAMDVSTLKEAGKRYSPDALLIGNLEQSETGAKSQWQLVLGEDQWNWTITGKTSHDMIAELFNQISQTLAKRYVVKSANASQRWVKLEISNVNRRNDLSQLMQYLKQLTPVQQVQLSQVSGDRVELSVLITGSLSAFQQNASIGQRLILKEQDETDSKLIYEWLH